CAGACCTGGACAAGAAACGTCAGTTCGTGAAGGAGGTATCCGATGCAGCAGCCAGGCTCTACGGGTTGCCAGCACAGATCATGGTCGTCCTGCTTCGGGAAAACTCCCCTGATAATGTGGGGGTAGGAGGAGAGTTGCTGCTTGACCGGCACAAGAAGAATGAAT
The Candidatus Aegiribacteria sp. genome window above contains:
- a CDS encoding tautomerase family protein, producing MPTIRIDGPKVTDLDKKRQFVKEVSDAAARLYGLPAQIMVVLLRENSPDNVGVGGELLLDRHKKNE